The Lathyrus oleraceus cultivar Zhongwan6 chromosome 5, CAAS_Psat_ZW6_1.0, whole genome shotgun sequence genome includes the window GCGATATATCTGCTTAATAACACCTTGCAATAAAGTATTCCTTCCTCATTTAAGTCAAAACCAATGTATCTAACCAAACGAAAACTGTATGCACTTTTTAGGTGCACTTTTATCATCTAATAGTTGGCCTTCTATTTTAGTATACATTTTTATACATCTATTTTTCTTTATGACTCAGGTTTATTGTTGGAAAGGTCTCCGCCTTTCAGCACGGCAAGACTTGGAAGGATTTTCTAAGGTAAGCTTAACTTTTTAATCTACGTTCATTGTCTGCTCAACTTTTTTTAAACTAATTGAAGTTTTATATGTATATATTATTGCAGTTTACTGAATATGGAATTGAAGGGGTTGTACCACTAGAACTTTTGCCACCCGATGTCCGATCTAAATACCAAGCTAAACCAAATGACAGAAGTAAACGTAATAAAAAGGAAGATGCAAAAAACAATGCTCATCAAGTTGAGGAAAATCAGGTTTCTTGATTCAGATCCAACTTCCCAATTTCTTTTTTTATTACATCTACTCAAGAGAAATAAATTCAATGTTAAATGAATTCCTTGAAATCACttttttgttgttatttttaTTGTTGAATAGAATGCTGCCACACCTGCAACTGAGATGGATGGTGAAAGCATTAGAACCGATACCGCAGCAACACCTATGGAATTCGATGCTGTTCCTATCCCTGGTTCTCAAGGTGGAACCTCAACTTCTGACGAACTTCAGAAGAATAGCCCTGATACTGATATCGATCCAGAAGCAGGTCAATTGGATGCAGATGCTGAAGTTGAACCTGGAATCATAGACGAgaatgatgctgatgctgatgctgatgGTGATGTTGATTTAGATGCAAGTGGCTGAGGATTTCACCTTAAGGATGAGGATCATTAGAATAGGGGACGCCAGCATCCTTTTTTTAGTGACAAAGATAGCTGCAACATTCTTCCCCATTAGATCAAGTTAAAGGCATTTTTTTTTTGTGATATTTCAAATGACAGGAAGGAGATTATATTTGAATTGTTGTATAATATTGGTCGAAAGTGATTATCTGAATGAAGAGTGACAATATGAATACTTGTACTTGTATGtggaaaaaatgaaatgaagTATCCTCAATTAGCTTTTTCATTACACAACAATACTCAATCCTTCTCAATAATGAAATGAAGATTGACATATTTGTAAAAGAAGTTGTTTCAAAATAATTGGTCTTTCAATTTCCAATACAATGTAAACACTCTTTTTCAAGTGTACTATTCTACTAAGCTTTAACTCAAATTGAGTCTTCTCTTCTCTGCTATAGTTTCTAAAGACTTCATCTCCAGGTCTTAACTTGGTTCAATCTTGTCCTATAAATCAAGCACCTGTGAAAGAACTTTGTATTGACCTCTTCTCCTATGATAAATCTAATTTTAATAAATATAGTCAATCCCATTTAACCTACTAACGCTTAATAAAAAAGAGATTGTGCAAGTGTGAAGATCAATTGTGGGGTACAATATCAGCGACTTTGCCCAACTAATTAATGAAACCATCTATCATAATTATTGCTTTTTATGTTAAAAAATTAATCTTCTACGCACACATTGATGACGTCTGAATTACTACACTCTTTTATATATAATAGTAAAAAGCAATGATTAAATAGTATATCGTGTTTCACGTGTGGAATTTTGTAATAGAAGAAATGAAGAAAGGGTTACTATTTAATCATTGTGAATTCCAAATTGCAATAAAAAATGTCACATGTGTATGAGAAGTAGGATAAGATAAATAATCGCTTTTTCAACTCAACCAATTGCTTCACTACTTTCACTCCAGTCATTTCAACACTGTTCTTCGTTCTCACCATTATCAGGTATCTATCATATGCAACGCAATTCAAACTTTTATCTCATAATCCTTTCTTTATTATCAACACTGCAACTTAATTACTTTCATGCTTAATTAACCTTTACTGTTCCATAAATCTTGTTATCTCTGTTTTCATAATCATAATATTGTAGAGTTGTTAGTTGTAATTATTAGTTAGAAAATCACTTTTTCTATTAATCCGAAACTACAAAATCACGTTGTGATTCAAAGCCTTGGTTCAGTTGTTTTGCAGATTAATCAAGAAGCTTAACAAAGATGAATATAATTTCTAGCATAGCTTCAAATGTGGCTTTACCTGTCCTACGAGAATTTATGTATGTATTGATGTACAATCAAAACCTCATGGATCTCGAGACTCAGATTCAGAAGTTGCAGAGGGAGGAGAAAGAAATGAGGCACACTGTTGAAGCTGCCAAAAGGAACGGCGAGGAGATTGAAGACACTATTCGTGACTGGTTTTTTAGAGGCCAAGCAGCCATAGAAGAGGCGCACGAGTTTCTTCACGGTGAAGATAAAGAGAGAGTTGGATGCTTAGATGTCTACTCTAGGTATACAAAGAGTCAGAGGGCGAAAACCCTAGTGGATCTGATTTCTGAGATAAAAAACGAAACGTTTGATCGCATTTCATACCGTTGTGCTTTGAAATGCAATTTCAGTTCTAGTGCTAGAGGTTATGTGGATTTGGAATCGAGAACGGAAATGTTGAATGAAATTATGAATGTGTTGAAAGAGGATTCTAATGTTCATATTGTTGGTTTGTATGGAATGGCTGGTGTAGGTAAAACTGCATTGGTGAAGGAACTAGCATGGAGAGCTGAGAAAGATGGTATATTTGATCTGGTAGTGATGGCGAATGTGACGAATTCTCCTGATGTGGGAACGATTCGAGCTGAAATAGCTGATGGGTTAGGGCTTAGGTTTGATGAGCTGACTGAGGTGGGAAGGGCTAGTCGGTTACGTCAAAGGATTAGGCAAGAGATGAAGATTCTTGTGATATTGGAAGATGTCTGGGGAAAGCTTAGTTTAACCGAGGTTGGTGTTCCTTTTGGCGACGATCATAAAGGTTGTAAAGTATTGGTGACATCGAGAGACCTTAATGTGTTGACTGCTAACTTAGGTGCAAAGAAGGTTTATAGACTCGAAGTTTTGTCAGAGGATGAGAGTTGGAGTTTGTTTGAAAAGAGGGGAGGGGATGTTGTTAAAGATCTTAGTATTCAACCGATAGCAATGAAAGTAGCCAAAAATTGCGCTGGTTTACCGCTTTTGATTATTAATTTGGTGGAGGCATTGAAGAACAAGGATTTATATGCTTGGAATGATGCACTTGAGCAGTTAACGAATTTCGACTTTGATGGATGTTTTTATTCGAAAGTGCATTCAGCTATTGAACTAAGTTATGATAATTTAGAAAGTCAAGAACTTAAAACTTTCTTCCTTCTGTTAGGTTCAATGGGAAATGGTTACAACATAAAAGACATGCTGGTGTTTGGTTGGTGTTTAGGTTTGCATAAACACGTCGATACGCTGGCAGATGGAAGAAATCGGCTTTACAAATTAATAGACAGCTTGAGAGATGCTTGTTTTTTGCTTAAAGGCGAAAGAGATTCGGTTGCGGCGCTTGAAGTTGTTCGCAATGTGGCTGCATCCATTGGGTCAAAGGTCAAGCCGTTCTTTACCGTGGAGAGGAACGCCGAATTAAAAGAATGGCCGAGAAATGATGTTTTGAAAAATTGTCATCATATTTTCTTGGATTGGTGTTTGATCAATGAACTTCCAGAAAGGTTAGAATGTCCTAACTTGAAGATACTCAAAATTCACTCTCAAGGTAACTATTTGAAAGTTCATGATAATTTCTTTGATCAAATGAAAGAACTTAAGGTACTAAGTTTAGGAGGTGTCAATTGTACTCCATCACTTCCTTCGTCTCTCGCTCTTTTGGCAAATCTCCAAGCACTCACTCTATGCAAATGCATTTTGGAAGATATTACTGTTGTTGGAGAAATCACAGGTTTAGAAATTCTTGATCTCGAAAAATCTGAGCTTAGAATGATCCCTCCTGAAATAGGCCATTTGATTAATCTCCGGTTACTAGATTTGACCGATTGCTCGAAACTAGAAATAGTACCTCGCAATCTGATATCTAACCTCACAAGCTTAGAAGAGCTCTATATGGGAATGTCCAACACTCAATGGGAGGTTAAGGTTAAAGAAATCGAAAAACAAAACAATAGTTCAATTCTAGGAGAGTTGAGAAATTTGCCTCATCTATCAACTTTGAATATGCAGATAAACGATACATCGATTTTTCCGAGAGACTTGTTTTCCTTTGGAAGACTCGAAAGTTACAAGATTTTGATTGGAGATGGATGGGAATTTTCCGAGGATGAGTCTAAGAACTACAAAAGTTCAAAAGTTCTTAAGCTAAATTTGAGCATGGATTCAAGCATTCTTATGGATTATGGAATAAAATTGTTGATGGCTCATGCCGAAGATTTGTATATAGCTGAACTAAAGGGTAAGTATTTAGTCTTTTGTATCAAGTCAGTTTCAAACATATTTCGCTATAATaatgtttctttttttttaatcTAATTTAGCGTAACTTTAAACAGGTGTCAAAGAAGTACTATATGAATTAAACGATGAAGGATTTTCGCAATTGAAGCATCTGAATATTCAAAATTGTGATGAACTGGAAGAAATTGTTGGATCAACCATATGGTCAAATCATGATCATGCTTTTCCAAACTTGGAATCTTTGATCATTCACAATATGATGAAATTGGAGAGAATATGCAGTGATCCATTTCCATCACAGGCTTTTTCAAAACTACAAGTTATTAAAGTGAAAAATTGTGATATGATGGAGTTTGTTTTCTTGCATTCAACGGTTAAACACCTTTCGGAACTTGTTGAAATTGAGATATCTGAATGTAGATTTATGAGCTATATCATAGCTAAGCAAAGACAAGAGGATGCTGGACAAACAGACAAGTTCACACTCCCGAAAATGCGTTCTCTTACGCTTGAATCTTTACCTTCTCTTGTTAGTCTCTCTCCGGAGTCGTGCATTAACGATACCGAAAACAGCAATGATTTCTATAGTCAACTTTTGAGTGATGAGGTACAAACAAGACTTATTGTTAAACACACAATTTCACTATCTCACGTCTATTTCTCTGTAATTCTCGGTAACGGCAGACTTTTTTTTGTTAGTGATAGTTGACTTGATAAATTTTGATAGGTTGAATTTCCATGTTTGGAGACCTTGAAGCTTCACTCAATCAATGTCCAGAGGATATGGGATGACCAGCTTCTGTCACGTTCTTGCTTTGAAAATTTGACCAATTTGACCGTAGATGGTTGTGAAAGGTTGAAATATCTGTTTTCATACTCAGTGGCTGAAAAACTCGTCAAACTTGAACATCTTTTAATCAGTTCATGCAAATTGGTAGAGAAGATATTTGTTCCCGACGAAATTACGAGTAACATTTTTCATACTAGAAAATCTCCCGTTGAAATGGTAAGCATTTCAAATAGCTTCAATTTTTCCTTTGTTTATAATTTTCTAGATTTTTTGTTAGTTATTAGTTGAGCTCATCTATTATCATAAGCACTTATATGACTTTTTAGGAGAGCTGATGGAAACAACTTATGACATGTTTTAAATTATATTATCTGTTTATTTCCATAAGTTCTTCAAGATATAGCTTACGAGAGCAAATTTTAACTTTTACCCTTAAATGATACACTTATATAATAAGCGCTTACACTAAAAGTGCTTAAATAAGCTGTTTACAATTGCTTATTGTGAATCTGAACAGGTTCCACTCTTCCCCAACTTGGAGTCATTAGTGATTTCACAGATGGACAACTTGAAGTCAATATGGCCTGACATACTCATTCAAAATTCCTTTTGCAAATTGAAAAAATTGGAAATCACATCGTGTAACCAGCTTTTGAATGTATTCCCAAGTCATGTGCTAAACAATTTACGAAGCATGGAATCATTGAATTTAGGGTACTGTCTTGCACTAAAAGTTTTATATGAAATAGATGCTATAAGAGAACAAGAGCTTGCAATTGATATTCCACTGAAAACATTATCTCTAGAACATTTACCAAATCTTAAGTATTTATGGAATAAGGATCCTCAAGGAAAAATCAAGTTTCAAAACCTGTTTACGGTAAAAGCTACAAAATGCGAAAGCCTAAAACATGTCTTTCCATTTTCTGTGGCCAAAGATCTTTTGCAGCTACATGTACTAGAGGTAAGTGACTGCGGTGTCAAGGAAATTATTGCACAGGATCAAGGAGAGGCAGAAGAACATGTTGGACTTGTTTTCTCAAGATTACTATCCTTAAAGTTTTTGAATTTGCAAGAACTTAGATGCTTTTGTAGTGGAAATCACAACTTCAGATTCCCATTGTTGAATCAATTATATGTGGTTGAGTGTCCTAAAATGGAGACTTTCTCTCATGGAATCTTAAGGGCGTCAATTCTCCGAAGAGTTTGTTTGAACGAAAATGGAGATCAACGGTATTGGGAAGTTGACCTTAATACTACTATAAGAAAGCTTTTCATCAAAGGTATGCTGTTTGTTTTAATCAGAACTTATGAATAACAACTCTAACTGTAGTTTCTATATTTAAGGTTTTCAATTCATGCACCATAAATTTCAACGATAAATTCGAGCTCACTTTATGTTGAATATATTTTTTACAGATTTCCAAGGAAGACTATTGGTTTCATAAAAATGGCAGTGGATGAAATAGCAAATTCCATTACCTCTTACTCTCTTCAATCATCAACTGAATTTCGTGCTGGCGTGCTTGCTATACCCTAGCAAAACTGTTAGAGACGATACTTCAACGTACTTCAACGTTCGCACGCTACTCCGACCATCACCGAGGTCCAAATCAGATAGAAATATAAAGATTTAGTTCTGAATGAATACTTTCTGTTTATATGTATGATATCCCAAATCAGTTTTTGTAGAATTGTGTTGCATGTTATTAAGAAGTTTGATGTACATTCTTGTGATCATTGTTTGATGTATTCTCTTAAATTGTAACCAGGAAATATACATTTTTGTTGATGTTCTATCTTACCACTAGTAAACCATTGTGATACTATACTTCATTCCCTCAAATTAAACAAAGTTGGATTagttaaaaaaaaattattatgcAAAATTCAGTTACATTGGTTCTTCAAAGTTCAACATCTGATAAGATTTGATTTTCTTATTTCATGATGAGATAACCTAAGTCTCTTAAAAACATACTTAAAGTGCAAAACTAATTAACAATAATCTAATAATTCATCTATAGTCCCAAAACAAGTAGAAAATGTAAGAGATTTTCAAAATATTGTTTTGAAGTTTGTACTTATTTAATAATTTGTATAAGTTACAAGCTAAATAATAACATTGCGAGCATATGTCCTATTGGTGAAGGGCATTTCTTTTAACATCAAGGATCTGAATTCGAAGAAATATTTTTCTTTAGTCGATTATCAAAAGATAAACTTAGTGTGTTAGTACAATTCACATTAAGGTATTCAAAGTATTTTGGAGGGAGTTCGCAGTTAATCCCTATTGCACCCGATATATAATAATTGGTGGGGTGAATTGAACTTAAAGGTTAATGTGAAATTCACACGCTTTGAATTTTCAAGTATGATTTTCATCAACACCTTCTTTATTCTAGTGGTGCTACATATTTCCAATAGCTATAATATCCAACCATCTTTAGGTTCAATTTTTACTTAAAAAATGACATTGCCACTAAAGACATGACATCTAATTTTGTTAAATTGAATAAGTTTGATGGAGACAACTTTATCCGTTGACAGAAAAAGATGAAATTCTTGCTTACAATTTTGAAAGTGCTATATGTTATGAATACAACAAGAGTGTTAGAAAGGGAAGAGGAAACAATTACTGAAACAAGAGAGAGGAAAAAATGGGACAATGATGATTACCTTTGCATGAGTCATATTCTCAATGGTATGTCAGATTCCTTGTTCGATATTTATCAAAGCAATCAATCCGCAAAAGATCTATGGGATAAACTGGAGTCAAAACTTTAGTTGCATATCCCTAATACATTCAGAGGAGCACCCCAATACGGTTATTTTGTTGCTTTCGATTATTGAGTCTCCTTCATGATTGCACCTCTCTGGATCGAATTTTGAAATGATTCGTTTTTAGCATACATAAACCATTTGTTAGGTTTGAACTTGACCATAATGTTTTTAATCAATTGCATGAGTCAATGGAATAAGAGACATATATGTTATTGATTCAAGTTAGGtggaaagaaaaatctcaaagtcttttgtaaattatgaaaaattgagattttgggtgtttgattcgaatcaaacacAAATCCTGATTTGAATCACTTTGGACAAAGGGAAACCAGAAATTTTCGAACAATTTGATTCGAATAAAATTTaacacatgattcgaatcaacCAACTATGAGTCATCTGTGCTAGAATTGATTCGAATAAAATTTTACACCTGATTCAAATCAGACAATTTTTCTACATTTTTCAATTGACTCAACTTGATTGATTCAAACCAAATTTAACACATGGTTCAAATCACGGGGTCTTTGATTCAAATCAACTAAAAAATGGGAAAAaattctgtttttcttttattccacttCACTTGTTCAGTGGATCCAAATCATGAAATGCTCCTGATTCGAATCTAACTAACTTTTCAACCATATTTTGTGCttaatctcaagcacatataaaacCTTTTTGTCATCATTTTTCATGTAAGGAATCAACAAATTCATATTCATTTTTGTGTGATTGTGTGAAAAATCAACACCCTCTATTTTTGAAAGTTCAAGTTCTTGCAACGAAATTTTTACATCTTCAACTTCGATTTGATTCTAGATCTTGATAATGAGAGATTTGTAATTGATTGAAGGAGAAGCGCTCTTGAAACTAATTATTTTGAAGATCTGGTTGAGATTTTCAGGTGGTTTGCAAGATTGAGGTGATTGTCATTGGTTCAGACAAATTCTAGTGAAAAGAATGACGTTATTCTTTCCAGATTGTCTTGGTAGCAATTTATTGCGTAAGCTTAGGTTTTGTAAGAATTTGTGCCTACTCTAGCTGCATCGGTGATTAAAAATCTGAGAAACAATTGAGGTTAGAATTTATTGTCAAATCATTGTATAATAACATCTTGTAAAATATACAGTTGAATCAATTGAATACCTTTGTGCATCATCATAAAACCATATGTGGTGTTTGTGAATCAATTTAGTGGTAACATGATTAAGTTTCGAAAAgtataattttcatatttttgctTTAAACCTTCCACGCGCACTTTTGAAAAATCTCTGATATTCTGATTTGAAAACGCATTTGAATTTTTCAATAAAGGTCTATTCACCCCCTTCTAGACCGTTTTCCTCCTTCCATATTCTCACCCAATAGAGATACATGTAAGAAGATGCTACAAGTAAGAAATTTGTTGCTTCCCATTTCAATAATTATAAAATGGTAGATAATATACATGTTATGGAATGATTACATGAAATTGAATGTATTCTCGATAATGACAAACAACTCAAAATGCACATGGACGAAACCACCATTGTGTCTTCCATAATAGACAAACTCCCACATTCGTGGAAGGATATAAAAAGGATCCGAAATATAAAAATGAGGATATATCTCTTGATCAATTGGGTAATCATATTTGATTAAAAGAAGAGTGTCATAAAGAAGAAGATACTAAATACCAATTTACTCATGAGAAAATACATGTTGTGGAAGATGGAAGATCTAAAAAGTCTAATGATAATATGAAAATAGATGGTGAAGATGTTCATGGCAACAATGGAAATGTACAAAGGAAAAGAAAGAAAGGAAGTTGCTTCCATTGTGGTAAACTGGAACAT containing:
- the LOC127085855 gene encoding disease resistance protein RPS2, giving the protein MNIISSIASNVALPVLREFMYVLMYNQNLMDLETQIQKLQREEKEMRHTVEAAKRNGEEIEDTIRDWFFRGQAAIEEAHEFLHGEDKERVGCLDVYSRYTKSQRAKTLVDLISEIKNETFDRISYRCALKCNFSSSARGYVDLESRTEMLNEIMNVLKEDSNVHIVGLYGMAGVGKTALVKELAWRAEKDGIFDLVVMANVTNSPDVGTIRAEIADGLGLRFDELTEVGRASRLRQRIRQEMKILVILEDVWGKLSLTEVGVPFGDDHKGCKVLVTSRDLNVLTANLGAKKVYRLEVLSEDESWSLFEKRGGDVVKDLSIQPIAMKVAKNCAGLPLLIINLVEALKNKDLYAWNDALEQLTNFDFDGCFYSKVHSAIELSYDNLESQELKTFFLLLGSMGNGYNIKDMLVFGWCLGLHKHVDTLADGRNRLYKLIDSLRDACFLLKGERDSVAALEVVRNVAASIGSKVKPFFTVERNAELKEWPRNDVLKNCHHIFLDWCLINELPERLECPNLKILKIHSQGNYLKVHDNFFDQMKELKVLSLGGVNCTPSLPSSLALLANLQALTLCKCILEDITVVGEITGLEILDLEKSELRMIPPEIGHLINLRLLDLTDCSKLEIVPRNLISNLTSLEELYMGMSNTQWEVKVKEIEKQNNSSILGELRNLPHLSTLNMQINDTSIFPRDLFSFGRLESYKILIGDGWEFSEDESKNYKSSKVLKLNLSMDSSILMDYGIKLLMAHAEDLYIAELKGVKEVLYELNDEGFSQLKHLNIQNCDELEEIVGSTIWSNHDHAFPNLESLIIHNMMKLERICSDPFPSQAFSKLQVIKVKNCDMMEFVFLHSTVKHLSELVEIEISECRFMSYIIAKQRQEDAGQTDKFTLPKMRSLTLESLPSLVSLSPESCINDTENSNDFYSQLLSDEVEFPCLETLKLHSINVQRIWDDQLLSRSCFENLTNLTVDGCERLKYLFSYSVAEKLVKLEHLLISSCKLVEKIFVPDEITSNIFHTRKSPVEMVPLFPNLESLVISQMDNLKSIWPDILIQNSFCKLKKLEITSCNQLLNVFPSHVLNNLRSMESLNLGYCLALKVLYEIDAIREQELAIDIPLKTLSLEHLPNLKYLWNKDPQGKIKFQNLFTVKATKCESLKHVFPFSVAKDLLQLHVLEVSDCGVKEIIAQDQGEAEEHVGLVFSRLLSLKFLNLQELRCFCSGNHNFRFPLLNQLYVVECPKMETFSHGILRASILRRVCLNENGDQRYWEVDLNTTIRKLFIKDFQGRLLVS